From a region of the Pseudanabaena sp. ABRG5-3 genome:
- a CDS encoding late competence development ComFB family protein, with protein MTSLKNALEEIVVVEVQEQLKHLNQQAREAINLSEVTAFALNRLPVLYASTSRGWLQQRKRAHNDLKHQIVSTVQHALLGVKRDSLRQVTKIAASKIETPAHVLTKLQRLFSKPSLIWQDVPQAFQETLALVTHTPEYAGLSVNDRRRIHEIKGYLHRKENIHSHADWHTNVELPNPELTSYIISASYFLINVLEDLVKQEIQNQLVHMANMLPRKVGIDDVAAYVLNRLPPMYATTEQGVIWQTQKAKEELSSQIESTVIQSMMTLSKTPRRLADPLPLLKFEEDCEQAMRELRLICQRDDITWRNLASLAEYAIAQERQGMTYWRQQWRMLGQIYSEMYLKPGDAELSLSNSTEGEILIIRTHTKSAFGWLADNPKNLGISTLRLFPAVAAIELYASFLDFTVSYTREEMAADGII; from the coding sequence ATGACCAGCCTCAAAAATGCCCTTGAGGAAATCGTTGTCGTAGAGGTACAGGAGCAGCTAAAGCACCTGAACCAACAAGCACGCGAAGCAATTAACCTTAGTGAGGTGACTGCCTTTGCCCTTAATCGATTGCCAGTTCTCTACGCAAGTACTAGTCGAGGTTGGTTACAACAGCGTAAACGCGCTCATAATGATTTAAAACATCAAATTGTGAGTACTGTCCAACATGCACTACTAGGAGTAAAGCGTGATTCTTTGCGACAAGTAACTAAAATTGCTGCTAGCAAAATCGAAACTCCTGCACATGTCTTAACTAAGCTCCAACGTCTTTTTAGTAAGCCATCTCTAATATGGCAAGATGTACCTCAAGCTTTTCAAGAAACCCTTGCTTTAGTTACCCATACTCCAGAATATGCGGGTTTAAGTGTTAATGATCGCCGCCGTATTCACGAGATTAAAGGCTATTTACACAGGAAAGAAAATATTCATAGTCATGCTGATTGGCATACTAATGTGGAATTACCCAATCCTGAACTGACCTCATATATTATTTCTGCTTCTTATTTCCTTATTAATGTTTTAGAAGACCTAGTAAAACAAGAAATCCAAAACCAATTGGTGCATATGGCAAATATGTTGCCGCGCAAGGTGGGAATTGATGATGTTGCTGCTTATGTGTTGAATCGCTTGCCTCCTATGTATGCAACTACAGAGCAAGGGGTGATTTGGCAAACTCAGAAAGCGAAAGAGGAGTTATCTAGCCAAATTGAATCAACGGTAATTCAGTCAATGATGACCTTGAGCAAAACACCCCGTCGCCTTGCTGATCCGCTACCATTGCTTAAGTTTGAAGAGGATTGTGAACAGGCAATGAGGGAATTACGCCTCATCTGTCAGCGGGATGATATTACATGGCGCAACCTCGCTTCTTTAGCAGAATATGCGATCGCTCAAGAACGTCAAGGTATGACCTATTGGCGACAACAGTGGCGTATGTTAGGACAGATTTATAGTGAAATGTATCTGAAACCTGGGGATGCGGAATTATCACTTAGCAATAGTACTGAAGGGGAAATATTAATTATCCGAACCCATACTAAGTCTGCTTTTGGTTGGTTAGCAGATAATCCTAAAAACTTAGGGATTAGTACTTTGCGACTTTTTCCTGCGGTTGCGGCGATCGAACTTTATGCATCTTTTTTAGATTTCACGGTTAGTTATACCCGTGAAGAAATGGCAGCAGACGGAATTATCTGA
- a CDS encoding PDGLE domain-containing protein codes for MNKNSIWIISGLACALGIAAFLSPFASKSPDGLDRVSQDLKFESKSAAEPPTKKLPFAQIFEEYSIKFIPNQKVSTAIAGVTGTMVVFGLAWGIGKLATRKSES; via the coding sequence ATGAATAAAAATAGTATATGGATAATCTCAGGGCTAGCTTGTGCTCTAGGTATTGCTGCATTTCTATCTCCCTTCGCTAGTAAGTCTCCCGATGGACTAGATCGGGTCTCTCAGGATTTAAAATTTGAATCAAAATCTGCTGCGGAACCACCAACTAAGAAACTTCCATTTGCTCAGATTTTTGAAGAATATTCGATTAAATTTATTCCCAATCAAAAAGTATCCACAGCAATTGCAGGTGTGACAGGTACTATGGTTGTATTTGGCTTAGCATGGGGTATTGGCAAACTCGCAACTCGCAAATCTGAATCATAG
- a CDS encoding phosphate-starvation-inducible PsiE family protein has protein sequence MRFRQQITNLLRYFAISFKDENFLNAISKIENIVSKILAIALIVVIFIALFDLLKLLTIDLFITDPKGVFTAPLLKIFGMFLNVLIALELMENVTAYLRQHVIQLELVIITALTAVARKIVIFDSKSEGDLTGLAIAVLSLSISYWIVRSQNQSRKH, from the coding sequence ATGAGATTTAGGCAACAAATTACAAATTTATTACGCTATTTCGCGATTAGCTTTAAGGATGAGAACTTTTTAAACGCCATCAGCAAAATTGAAAATATTGTTTCCAAAATATTGGCGATCGCTCTAATAGTCGTGATCTTTATTGCCCTTTTTGACCTACTGAAGCTTTTGACGATTGACTTGTTCATTACTGATCCCAAAGGAGTATTTACCGCACCTCTCCTGAAGATCTTTGGCATGTTCCTCAATGTGCTGATTGCCTTGGAACTAATGGAAAATGTCACGGCTTACCTACGTCAGCATGTCATTCAGCTAGAGTTGGTAATTATTACGGCCTTAACTGCAGTTGCTCGGAAGATCGTTATTTTTGACAGTAAAAGCGAGGGAGACTTAACTGGCTTAGCGATCGCGGTTCTATCTCTTTCCATTAGCTACTGGATTGTCCGTAGTCAAAATCAATCTCGTAAGCATTAA
- a CDS encoding hemolysin family protein has product MSSLAFEALFIILLIIANGVFSMSELAIVSARKVRLEQWAKEGNAKARAALRLISSPNNFLSTTQIGITLIGILSGALGGTTVAKSLERVLETIPLVKPYSESLSFAIVVGLITYLSLVVGELVPKRLAMSNAERIACSVAPPMRFLANIGTPIVYLLSVSTEALLSLLGIQANEEAQVTEEEIKVMIAQGAESGMFEEAEQDMVERVFRLGDRPIKALMTPRTEIDWIDIDSPFEETQREVLESGHSRFPVARENLDDCVGIVDIREFLNASIHGTPIDLLKVSSPPLYVAETASALSVLEQFKQSGDRVAMVTDEYGGVEGMVTLTDLLEAIVGDLPSSDRQGDPDAIQREDGSWLIDGMISSDRLKEILEVEDLPYEEERNYHTLGGLMMTYLRHIPMVGEHFTWERIRFEVVDMDGNRVDKVLVNLSPPISPPDEDLKNNSKK; this is encoded by the coding sequence ATGTCTTCCCTCGCTTTTGAAGCTTTATTCATTATTTTGCTGATTATTGCCAATGGTGTATTTTCGATGTCTGAGCTAGCCATTGTTTCAGCTCGAAAAGTACGCCTAGAACAATGGGCAAAAGAAGGAAATGCTAAAGCTAGAGCTGCTTTAAGGCTAATCAGCTCACCCAACAACTTTTTGTCAACCACCCAAATTGGCATTACTTTAATCGGAATTTTGAGTGGTGCTTTGGGTGGCACAACCGTGGCAAAGAGCCTTGAGAGGGTATTAGAGACTATACCTCTAGTAAAACCCTATAGCGAATCTCTTAGCTTTGCGATTGTGGTGGGGCTTATTACTTACCTATCGCTAGTTGTGGGTGAACTTGTACCAAAACGACTGGCGATGAGTAATGCTGAGCGCATTGCCTGTAGTGTTGCCCCACCGATGCGATTTCTTGCGAATATTGGTACGCCGATCGTTTATTTACTTAGTGTTTCTACTGAAGCTTTACTCAGCTTATTGGGAATTCAGGCAAATGAAGAAGCGCAAGTCACTGAAGAAGAAATCAAAGTAATGATTGCTCAGGGCGCAGAGTCAGGGATGTTTGAAGAAGCAGAGCAAGATATGGTGGAGCGGGTATTTCGTTTAGGCGATCGCCCTATTAAAGCTCTCATGACTCCGCGCACTGAGATTGATTGGATTGACATCGATTCTCCATTTGAAGAAACACAACGCGAAGTCCTAGAGAGTGGTCATTCGCGATTTCCAGTGGCTAGAGAAAATCTCGATGACTGTGTAGGAATTGTTGATATTCGTGAATTTCTAAATGCGAGTATTCACGGAACGCCTATAGATCTCTTAAAAGTTAGTAGTCCTCCTCTATATGTAGCTGAAACTGCTAGTGCTTTAAGCGTATTAGAGCAATTTAAACAGTCGGGCGATCGCGTTGCTATGGTGACTGATGAGTATGGTGGTGTGGAGGGAATGGTAACTCTCACTGACCTACTTGAAGCGATCGTTGGTGATTTGCCATCAAGCGATCGCCAAGGTGATCCCGATGCAATTCAAAGAGAAGATGGTTCTTGGCTAATTGATGGAATGATTTCTAGCGATCGGCTCAAAGAGATTCTTGAAGTCGAAGATCTCCCGTATGAAGAGGAACGCAATTACCATACTCTCGGTGGACTGATGATGACTTATCTCCGTCATATTCCTATGGTTGGCGAACATTTCACATGGGAGAGAATCCGTTTTGAAGTTGTGGATATGGATGGTAATCGAGTGGATAAAGTGTTAGTGAATTTATCGCCACCTATATCACCACCAGATGAAGATCTCAAAAACAACTCCAAAAAATAG
- a CDS encoding LysR family transcriptional regulator, protein MILPPTMSYRLSDSQLASHITLHQLQVFEVAARHGSYTRAAEELFLTQPTVSMQIKHLTKAIGMPLFEQVGKRLFLTQAGNELFTTCQEIFGRISQFEMSVADMKGLKQGYLKITVVTTAKYVIPRLLGPFCQRYPGVEISLKVTNHSGILERLSENKDDLYILSQVPDEPDVKSHPFLANPLVVLANHDHPLAHEKNIPIQKLADQPFITRESGSGTRGYVQKLFDAHKITPKVKMELASNEAIKQAIAGGLGISILSRHTIALEGASGQIAILDVEHFPIPCNWYVIHLAGKQLSVVAQAFLEYLQTEGKQIAEDTSAW, encoded by the coding sequence ATGATTTTGCCACCTACTATGAGTTACCGCCTATCCGATTCTCAATTAGCAAGCCACATTACGTTGCACCAGCTACAAGTTTTTGAAGTGGCAGCTCGGCATGGTAGCTATACTCGCGCCGCAGAGGAGCTATTTCTCACACAGCCAACGGTTTCCATGCAAATCAAGCATCTTACTAAGGCAATTGGAATGCCTTTATTTGAGCAGGTTGGAAAAAGGCTATTTCTCACTCAGGCTGGTAATGAGTTGTTTACGACCTGTCAAGAAATATTTGGTCGCATATCACAATTTGAAATGAGTGTTGCCGATATGAAGGGGTTAAAGCAGGGATATTTAAAAATTACTGTGGTAACGACAGCAAAATATGTAATTCCTCGGTTGCTAGGTCCTTTTTGTCAGCGCTATCCAGGGGTGGAAATATCGCTGAAAGTGACAAACCATAGTGGTATTTTAGAAAGATTATCTGAGAATAAAGATGATTTATATATTCTCAGTCAAGTGCCTGATGAGCCAGATGTGAAATCCCATCCATTTTTGGCAAATCCCCTAGTTGTACTTGCTAACCATGATCATCCTTTAGCCCATGAAAAAAATATTCCTATTCAAAAGTTAGCCGATCAACCTTTTATCACCAGAGAATCTGGCTCAGGGACAAGAGGATATGTGCAGAAGCTATTTGATGCCCATAAAATTACGCCCAAAGTCAAGATGGAACTAGCCAGCAATGAGGCAATTAAACAGGCGATCGCAGGTGGTTTAGGAATTTCGATCCTATCGCGACATACGATTGCCTTAGAGGGGGCTTCAGGACAGATTGCTATTTTAGATGTCGAACATTTCCCAATTCCTTGCAATTGGTATGTGATACATCTTGCTGGTAAACAGCTATCAGTAGTGGCACAGGCTTTTTTAGAATATCTGCAAACTGAAGGCAAACAAATTGCTGAGGATACCTCAGCATGGTAA
- a CDS encoding sulfate ABC transporter substrate-binding protein encodes MSLSQNPFSNLKLLTKAIARIFVRIFVDLPNIFAYKYQRENKWENWGRKFVSFFLVGALISFTMAACTGIKSNTNSQKDVELTLVSFAVTKQAHAAIIPKFTEKWQKEHNQKVVFNQSYGGSGSQTRAVIDGLEADIVHLALAADTAKIEKAGLIDKGWEQEFPNESIVSKSVAALVTREGNPKGIKDWADLEKDGVSLITADPKTSGVARWNFLALWNAEFKKGGNDTKAEEALVKVFKNVPILTKDAREATDAFFKQGQGDVLINYENEVVLASQKGQKVSYVIPDVNVSIDNPIAVVDKNAAKHGTKEVAEAFVQFLYTPEAQIEFAKLGFRPVEQTVAQEKQFADLYPKVKELATVKDFGGWDEINKKFFADGAAFDKIQSKIKR; translated from the coding sequence ATGAGTTTAAGTCAAAATCCTTTCAGCAATTTGAAGTTGCTAACCAAGGCGATCGCTCGAATATTTGTCCGAATATTTGTAGATCTCCCAAATATATTCGCTTACAAATATCAGCGGGAGAATAAATGGGAGAACTGGGGACGTAAATTTGTCTCTTTCTTCTTAGTGGGTGCGTTAATTAGCTTCACTATGGCAGCTTGCACAGGCATCAAATCTAATACAAATAGCCAAAAGGATGTTGAACTAACCCTCGTTTCCTTTGCTGTCACTAAGCAAGCCCACGCAGCCATTATTCCCAAATTCACAGAAAAGTGGCAAAAAGAACATAATCAAAAGGTTGTATTTAATCAAAGCTATGGTGGTTCAGGTTCACAAACCCGTGCCGTCATCGACGGTCTAGAAGCTGATATCGTTCACCTTGCCCTTGCCGCAGACACCGCAAAAATTGAAAAAGCAGGACTGATCGATAAAGGTTGGGAACAAGAATTTCCAAATGAGTCGATTGTTTCTAAATCTGTTGCAGCACTAGTAACCCGTGAAGGCAATCCCAAAGGTATTAAGGATTGGGCAGACTTAGAAAAAGATGGTGTTAGCCTGATTACTGCTGATCCTAAAACTTCTGGAGTGGCTCGTTGGAATTTTCTTGCTCTATGGAATGCTGAATTCAAGAAAGGCGGGAATGATACAAAAGCTGAAGAAGCGCTAGTTAAAGTATTTAAGAATGTACCAATTTTGACCAAAGATGCTCGTGAAGCGACTGATGCCTTCTTCAAGCAAGGTCAAGGGGATGTATTAATTAACTATGAAAATGAGGTTGTTCTTGCTTCCCAAAAAGGACAGAAGGTCAGCTATGTTATTCCTGATGTAAATGTTTCAATTGATAATCCCATTGCGGTGGTGGACAAGAATGCTGCAAAGCATGGGACAAAGGAAGTCGCTGAAGCATTTGTCCAATTTTTATATACACCAGAAGCACAAATTGAGTTTGCTAAACTTGGGTTTCGTCCCGTTGAGCAGACTGTAGCTCAAGAGAAGCAATTTGCCGATCTTTATCCCAAAGTTAAAGAACTCGCAACCGTGAAAGACTTTGGCGGCTGGGATGAAATCAATAAAAAGTTTTTTGCAGATGGTGCAGCCTTTGACAAAATTCAATCAAAAATCAAGCGTTAA
- the cysT gene encoding sulfate ABC transporter permease subunit CysT: protein MVTIKPPSPKKNNNPILKILSKIPWTWIITIVYLALLLILPIAAMLTKASSEPFESFWKTATSPIALSSYEITFVTAFAAAAINGVFGTLIAWVLVRYEFFGKRFLEAVVDLPFALPTAVAGLTLATVYSEKGWIGSLFAPMGIKIAFTRIGVWIAMMFISLPFIVRTVQPVLTELEKEIEEAAWSLGASKIQTFIQVILPPLTPAILTGVALGFSRAVGEYGSTVIIASNTPFRDLITPILIFQRLEQYDYVGATVIGVVMLAISFVSLLAINLLQAWSKRYG from the coding sequence ATGGTAACGATCAAACCTCCCTCACCAAAGAAGAACAATAACCCTATACTAAAAATTCTATCGAAAATCCCTTGGACATGGATCATCACCATCGTCTATCTAGCCTTGCTACTGATACTACCAATCGCCGCCATGCTCACCAAAGCATCCAGCGAACCCTTCGAGAGCTTCTGGAAAACCGCCACCAGCCCCATCGCCCTATCTAGTTACGAAATCACTTTCGTCACCGCCTTCGCCGCCGCCGCCATCAACGGAGTATTTGGAACCTTAATCGCATGGGTGCTCGTAAGGTATGAATTCTTCGGTAAACGATTTCTCGAAGCGGTTGTCGATTTACCCTTTGCTCTACCCACTGCTGTGGCAGGACTAACCCTAGCCACAGTCTATAGCGAGAAAGGCTGGATTGGGTCACTATTTGCGCCGATGGGCATCAAGATTGCCTTTACTCGTATCGGCGTTTGGATCGCCATGATGTTTATCTCTCTACCCTTCATCGTCAGAACTGTTCAACCTGTTCTCACTGAGCTAGAAAAAGAAATCGAAGAAGCGGCTTGGTCTCTTGGCGCATCAAAAATCCAGACTTTTATCCAAGTAATTCTGCCTCCGCTAACACCTGCAATCTTGACAGGGGTAGCTCTTGGGTTTTCACGTGCTGTTGGTGAATATGGCTCAACGGTGATTATTGCATCTAATACTCCGTTTAGGGATCTAATCACCCCTATTTTGATCTTTCAACGTTTGGAACAGTATGACTATGTAGGAGCAACGGTAATTGGGGTAGTGATGTTAGCTATATCCTTTGTGAGTCTCCTCGCTATTAATCTCTTACAGGCTTGGAGTAAACGATATGGCTAA
- a CDS encoding energy-coupling factor ABC transporter permease, with protein MFSLPIHLAMHIPDGYLSLPVSLVTGGIAIALISLSLNHVQSEYKERTVPLMGVSAAFIFAAQMVNFPIIGGTSGHLMGGTLAGILLGPWAGSLVMSVVFIVQSVMFQDGGLTALGANITIMGLIGTFGGYYLYRLLRSLMGRNTWLGMSVATAIASWSSVVVASAVCAVLLALSDTVPLVLGLTAMLSWHCMIGIGEAFITLAVISFLWRTRPELIYDSPNYKSSRVTIDKDE; from the coding sequence ATGTTTTCATTACCCATTCATTTAGCCATGCATATTCCCGATGGCTATCTCAGCTTGCCAGTGAGTTTAGTGACAGGAGGTATAGCGATCGCTCTTATTTCTCTCTCTCTAAATCATGTGCAATCAGAATACAAAGAACGTACCGTTCCTTTGATGGGAGTTAGTGCTGCTTTTATTTTTGCCGCCCAGATGGTTAATTTCCCAATTATTGGCGGAACGTCAGGGCATTTGATGGGTGGTACTCTGGCGGGGATTTTGCTAGGACCTTGGGCTGGTTCGCTAGTGATGTCAGTAGTTTTTATTGTCCAGTCGGTTATGTTTCAGGATGGTGGACTAACGGCTTTAGGGGCAAATATCACAATTATGGGATTAATTGGAACCTTTGGTGGTTATTATCTCTATCGACTTTTGCGATCACTCATGGGCAGAAATACTTGGCTCGGTATGAGTGTGGCAACGGCGATCGCTTCATGGTCAAGTGTAGTTGTAGCCTCGGCAGTCTGTGCAGTTCTCTTAGCTCTCTCGGACACTGTTCCCTTAGTATTAGGGCTAACTGCGATGTTATCTTGGCACTGTATGATTGGTATTGGCGAAGCATTCATTACCCTAGCTGTCATAAGTTTTCTCTGGCGTACTCGTCCTGAACTAATTTACGATTCTCCAAATTACAAATCTTCAAGGGTTACTATTGATAAAGATGAATAA
- the malQ gene encoding 4-alpha-glucanotransferase, giving the protein MAFQRASGILLHPTSLPSKFGIGDLGETAYQFIEFLSRSGQKLWQVLPLGPTGYGNSPYMSFSAIAGNPYLISPELLAKQYLLKEEDWEDIPDFDQDRVDFATVIPYKRKLLELAYTRFKQGYVDQDPQYHHDLYLIQEQFKKFCYEEADWLEDYVLFVALHEENPEILWNQWEPAIAKREPQALQQKREELHEQIEFQRFVQFLFFDQWLKLKQYANMRNIRIIGDIPIYVSHNSADVWANPENFALDPETYEVTQMAGVPPDYFSATGQLWGNPVYNWDYLQETNFAWWIDRFRFLNRYVDIIRIDHFRGFESFWQVPAGEENAIKGEWKLALGDELFTKLKEVMGDLPILAEDLGVITPEVIKLRDDFGFPGMQVLLFAFGGDSGNFHLPHHYRHNSVVYSGTHDNDTAVGWWQRSSSYEKQLFYKYVVGFATGEPINWALIRMAMASVAVIAIVPLQDVLGLDNSARMNVPGTATGNWGWRYSDPDLLNQDLSDRLLDVTQLYSR; this is encoded by the coding sequence ATGGCTTTTCAACGTGCTAGTGGTATTTTGTTACATCCAACCTCATTGCCCAGCAAATTTGGGATTGGGGATTTAGGAGAGACGGCTTATCAATTTATTGAGTTTTTATCCCGTAGTGGTCAGAAGCTTTGGCAAGTGCTGCCCCTTGGTCCCACAGGATATGGTAATTCTCCCTACATGAGTTTTAGTGCGATCGCTGGCAATCCCTATCTCATTAGTCCAGAGCTTTTAGCGAAGCAATATTTACTTAAAGAAGAAGATTGGGAAGATATTCCTGATTTTGATCAAGATCGTGTTGATTTTGCGACAGTGATACCTTACAAACGCAAGTTATTAGAGCTTGCCTATACAAGATTCAAACAGGGTTATGTCGATCAAGATCCCCAATATCATCATGATTTGTATTTAATCCAAGAGCAGTTCAAAAAGTTTTGCTATGAAGAGGCTGACTGGCTCGAAGACTATGTGCTGTTTGTCGCATTGCATGAAGAAAATCCCGAAATCCTTTGGAATCAGTGGGAACCTGCGATCGCCAAACGTGAACCCCAAGCATTGCAACAAAAGCGCGAAGAATTGCATGAGCAAATCGAGTTTCAGAGATTTGTGCAGTTTCTCTTTTTCGATCAATGGCTGAAACTCAAACAATATGCCAATATGCGAAATATTCGGATTATTGGCGATATTCCCATTTATGTCTCTCATAACAGCGCTGACGTTTGGGCAAACCCTGAAAACTTTGCACTCGATCCTGAAACCTACGAAGTTACACAGATGGCGGGAGTCCCACCCGACTATTTTAGTGCGACAGGGCAACTATGGGGAAATCCTGTTTATAACTGGGATTATCTTCAAGAAACTAATTTTGCTTGGTGGATTGATCGCTTCCGATTTTTAAATCGCTATGTAGATATTATCCGCATCGATCACTTTCGAGGTTTTGAATCATTTTGGCAAGTTCCTGCAGGTGAGGAGAATGCCATCAAAGGTGAGTGGAAGCTTGCCTTGGGAGATGAGTTGTTTACGAAGCTCAAGGAAGTAATGGGTGATTTGCCAATTCTTGCCGAAGATCTTGGGGTGATCACTCCTGAAGTCATCAAATTACGGGATGATTTTGGCTTTCCGGGAATGCAGGTGCTACTATTTGCTTTTGGTGGTGACTCTGGCAACTTTCATTTACCCCACCACTACAGACACAATAGTGTTGTGTACAGTGGGACTCATGATAATGACACCGCAGTGGGTTGGTGGCAACGTTCCAGCAGTTATGAAAAGCAATTGTTTTATAAATATGTAGTTGGTTTCGCCACAGGGGAGCCGATTAACTGGGCATTAATCCGCATGGCAATGGCATCAGTAGCTGTAATTGCGATCGTTCCTTTACAGGATGTTCTCGGTTTAGACAACAGTGCGCGGATGAATGTCCCGGGTACAGCTACAGGCAATTGGGGCTGGCGCTATAGCGATCCCGATTTACTGAATCAAGATCTTAGCGATCGCTTGCTAGATGTTACCCAACTTTATAGCCGTTAA
- a CDS encoding glutaredoxin family protein has product MKLILYSKQGCCLCEGLLTKLQAVKKVSFELEVRDITTSSDWFDRYQYEIPVLCVLNDCQQEQELPRFPPRSPVTKLEELLQRYQ; this is encoded by the coding sequence ATGAAATTAATTTTGTATAGCAAGCAAGGTTGTTGTTTATGTGAGGGTTTGCTGACAAAATTACAAGCGGTCAAAAAGGTTTCCTTTGAGTTAGAGGTTAGGGATATTACCACTAGCTCCGACTGGTTCGATCGCTACCAGTACGAAATTCCTGTCTTGTGTGTACTGAATGATTGTCAACAGGAGCAGGAATTACCAAGATTTCCACCGCGATCGCCTGTGACTAAACTTGAGGAATTACTTCAGCGTTATCAATAG
- the cysW gene encoding sulfate ABC transporter permease subunit CysW: MPQKKSFAPAILIAIAFLYLGLVLLLPAANVFVTAFSKGFSPILEAMKRPDFQNAIKLTVSLAVIALPLNTIFGLSAAWAIARNKFPGKALLLSIIDLPFSISPVVAGLMIVLLYGRLGWFGSWLEANDIKVVFAFPGMLLATIFVSMPFIAREVIPVLDEMGTDQEEAARTLGASDWQIFWKVVLPNIRWGLLYGLVLTNARAMGEFGAVSVVSGNIAAKTQSLPLFVEESYKQYETEVAYSAAVLLALLAVVTLILKEILERRTHKKKS, from the coding sequence ATCCCTCAGAAGAAAAGCTTTGCTCCTGCAATCTTAATTGCGATCGCTTTTCTTTATCTTGGACTGGTGCTGCTTCTACCTGCGGCTAATGTATTTGTCACTGCTTTTAGCAAAGGCTTTAGTCCGATTCTTGAAGCGATGAAACGTCCTGATTTCCAAAATGCGATCAAGCTAACTGTTTCTCTGGCTGTTATTGCTTTGCCTCTAAATACTATTTTTGGCTTAAGTGCTGCTTGGGCGATCGCTCGTAATAAGTTTCCGGGCAAGGCTCTTTTACTTAGTATCATCGATCTTCCTTTCTCGATCTCTCCTGTGGTTGCGGGTTTGATGATTGTTTTGCTGTACGGCCGACTTGGTTGGTTTGGCTCTTGGTTAGAGGCTAATGATATTAAAGTAGTATTTGCTTTTCCTGGTATGTTACTTGCCACGATTTTTGTCAGTATGCCTTTTATTGCTCGTGAAGTAATTCCTGTTCTTGATGAAATGGGGACGGATCAAGAGGAGGCGGCTCGCACTCTTGGCGCAAGTGATTGGCAGATTTTCTGGAAGGTTGTTCTACCTAATATTCGTTGGGGGCTTCTCTATGGTTTGGTTTTGACTAATGCTCGTGCTATGGGTGAGTTTGGTGCGGTATCTGTGGTCTCTGGTAATATTGCCGCTAAGACTCAGAGTTTGCCTCTCTTTGTTGAGGAGTCTTACAAACAATATGAAACGGAGGTGGCTTATTCGGCTGCTGTTCTCCTTGCTCTCTTGGCTGTTGTTACTTTGATTCTTAAGGAAATTCTCGAACGCAGAACTCATAAGAAAAAAAGCTGA
- the cbiQ gene encoding cobalt ECF transporter T component CbiQ, whose translation MLHINLVETNDRQSLQPSDRFNIWTSLAVHTRMLCVFLLVFAIALTPMGRWWTWAIYAIAIVPILYWSSVDLGMLTKRMAIELAFISVILLGTLFRGGGEVIWQWRWMQITTHGLTVLVSVSIKSFLSLLLLNILILSTSVSLLLQALVTLKIPPLLVSILASMYRYIGVLTNEFKAMRRAATARNFAPKNLYDRYRQDHAWQRQVLGNMLGVLFIRTYDRGDRIYQAMLARGYQGIPVVNETSSGHWRDRLAIGCVMILILVGQVFQVLII comes from the coding sequence CTGCTACATATTAACCTTGTCGAAACCAATGATCGCCAATCTCTACAACCTAGCGATCGCTTCAATATATGGACGAGTTTGGCAGTACATACCCGTATGTTATGCGTATTCCTACTAGTATTTGCGATCGCCTTAACACCGATGGGTCGATGGTGGACTTGGGCAATCTATGCGATCGCGATTGTGCCGATCCTCTATTGGAGCAGTGTTGATTTGGGAATGCTAACTAAACGGATGGCAATTGAATTAGCGTTTATCAGTGTCATTCTCTTGGGTACGCTCTTTCGAGGTGGAGGGGAAGTAATCTGGCAATGGCGATGGATGCAGATTACCACTCACGGTTTAACTGTATTAGTAAGTGTCAGCATTAAGTCATTTCTATCTCTACTATTATTAAATATCCTCATCCTGAGTACTTCTGTTTCTCTATTGTTGCAGGCACTCGTTACCCTCAAAATACCTCCACTATTAGTGAGTATTCTTGCTTCCATGTATCGCTATATTGGTGTATTAACCAATGAATTTAAGGCGATGCGGCGTGCGGCAACTGCCCGAAACTTTGCCCCAAAAAATCTCTACGATCGCTACAGACAAGATCACGCATGGCAGCGACAGGTATTAGGCAATATGCTCGGTGTATTATTTATTCGCACCTATGATCGCGGCGATCGCATTTACCAAGCAATGCTGGCACGGGGATACCAAGGCATTCCTGTAGTCAATGAAACAAGCTCTGGACACTGGCGCGATCGCCTTGCGATTGGATGCGTTATGATCCTAATTTTAGTCGGTCAAGTTTTTCAAGTTCTTATTATTTAG